From one Dyella sp. 2HG41-7 genomic stretch:
- a CDS encoding carbohydrate porin, with the protein MIKTQNRRALRTLLSFALIAGAPLIAHADDAPLFVPQWLGAQYTFVDQNQSRVHSPYQGPLSLDPNGSTARSHTFGVYFGVALPWHFQYYFDVEMFKGEGVSNATGLGGLTNGDIIRSGVASLGKRPYVARDYLRWVLPLSDETTAVERGQDQLPDHEATKHIEVKIGFMAVNDDFDKNRYANATRTQFMNWSLWNNTTWDFASDTRGYTDGLVIGWIMPTWSLRYGIYRMPVEANGQALLKSLSASNGQQLELTLQPKQDGWALRFLGYYNRGNMGLYQQAIEIAEQTGQTPDIHADDAPGRHKFGFGINGELPIADNGDTGFFMRAGWNNGKAESFIFTEVDRLLSGGFQLSGVHWGRSDDHLGVGVAINGLSHEHAQYLSLGGEGFLLGDGALRYGPEQIAEVYYNIAVIDHLTISPDLQFIRNPGYNRDRGPARFAGLRAHVQF; encoded by the coding sequence ATGATCAAAACGCAAAACCGCCGCGCCCTACGCACGCTTTTATCGTTCGCGCTGATCGCCGGCGCGCCGCTGATCGCGCATGCCGACGACGCGCCGCTGTTCGTGCCGCAATGGCTCGGCGCGCAATATACGTTTGTGGATCAGAATCAGTCGCGTGTGCATTCGCCTTATCAAGGTCCGCTGAGCCTCGATCCGAACGGATCGACCGCGCGTTCGCACACCTTTGGCGTGTACTTCGGCGTCGCCCTGCCCTGGCATTTTCAGTATTACTTCGACGTAGAGATGTTCAAAGGCGAAGGCGTCAGCAACGCCACCGGTTTGGGCGGCCTCACCAACGGCGACATCATTCGTTCGGGCGTGGCCAGTCTAGGCAAGCGGCCTTACGTGGCGCGCGACTATCTGCGTTGGGTGTTGCCGCTGAGCGATGAAACAACGGCCGTCGAACGCGGACAGGATCAATTGCCCGATCACGAAGCCACCAAACATATCGAAGTAAAAATCGGCTTTATGGCCGTCAACGACGACTTCGATAAAAACCGCTACGCCAACGCCACGCGCACGCAGTTTATGAATTGGTCGCTGTGGAACAACACCACCTGGGATTTTGCTTCCGATACGCGCGGCTATACCGATGGTTTAGTGATCGGATGGATCATGCCAACCTGGAGTTTGCGCTACGGCATCTACCGCATGCCGGTCGAAGCGAACGGACAAGCGTTGCTGAAATCGTTGAGCGCGTCCAACGGACAGCAACTCGAATTGACCTTGCAGCCGAAACAGGATGGTTGGGCGCTGCGTTTCCTCGGTTACTACAACCGGGGAAACATGGGCCTTTATCAGCAAGCCATCGAGATCGCCGAACAGACGGGACAAACACCAGACATCCACGCCGACGACGCACCTGGCCGTCATAAATTCGGTTTCGGCATCAACGGCGAGCTTCCGATTGCCGACAACGGCGACACCGGCTTCTTTATGCGCGCAGGCTGGAACAATGGAAAGGCCGAATCGTTTATCTTCACCGAAGTCGATCGTTTGCTGAGCGGCGGCTTTCAGTTATCCGGCGTGCATTGGGGACGATCCGACGATCATCTCGGCGTCGGCGTCGCCATCAACGGGCTTTCGCACGAACACGCGCAGTATTTGTCGTTAGGTGGCGAAGGCTTTTTGCTAGGCGATGGCGCGCTGCGCTACGGACCGGAACAGATTGCTGAGGTGTACTACAACATCGCAGTGATCGATCACCTCACCATCAGCCCCGATCTGCAGTTCATTCGCAATCCCGGCTACAACCGCGATCGCGGACCTGCGCGATTTGCAGGATTGCGCGCACACGTGCAGTTCTGA